In Amycolatopsis jiangsuensis, the following proteins share a genomic window:
- a CDS encoding ATP-binding protein, giving the protein MRRRILLAILLAVLVTAAVLGIPLGVTAWRLVENLNRESLAERARNIAATVDTQVANGQDVDIGQFRVGVPRGGLLTVRGEGMPEKHLGLNPGPDPVVESAPTARRGTVVLAIPSGPVRSKQTQVTLLVVLLVVLSVGTGTVVATVTARRLAKPLRHVADRASRLGGGDFRPDPSRYRVAELDMVAEALDTSGSALAQLVQRERQLVGDVSHQLRSRLTALQLRLEPLTLHEDADVAEESRAAQEQADRLAQALEDLLAAARAAREVDAEPVDLPVTLPAIAEEWRQLLRAEGRNLRMKIADGLMVRATPARLREVVGVLLDNALRHGAGAVTLAARRGDAEGTVVIEIGDTGSGVPDEIVPHIFERGFSGAGSTGVGLALARALVEADGGRLELSNKRPAIFSLFLKVPRPDDVGEVRWPATPVPR; this is encoded by the coding sequence ATGCGCCGCCGGATCCTGCTGGCGATCCTGCTCGCCGTACTGGTCACAGCGGCGGTGCTCGGCATCCCGCTGGGCGTCACCGCGTGGCGGCTGGTGGAGAACCTGAACCGGGAGAGCCTGGCCGAGCGGGCCCGCAACATCGCCGCGACGGTGGACACCCAGGTGGCCAACGGCCAGGACGTGGACATCGGCCAGTTCCGCGTCGGCGTTCCCCGCGGTGGCCTGCTCACCGTGCGCGGGGAGGGCATGCCCGAGAAGCACCTCGGCCTGAATCCGGGCCCGGACCCGGTCGTCGAATCGGCACCGACCGCTCGGCGGGGCACGGTGGTCCTCGCGATCCCGAGCGGACCGGTCCGCTCGAAGCAGACCCAGGTGACTTTGCTGGTCGTGCTGCTGGTGGTGCTGTCGGTCGGCACCGGCACAGTGGTCGCCACGGTCACCGCGCGGCGACTGGCGAAACCGCTGCGGCACGTCGCGGACCGCGCGTCCCGGCTCGGCGGCGGTGATTTCCGGCCCGATCCGAGCCGGTATCGGGTCGCCGAGCTGGACATGGTCGCCGAGGCGCTCGACACCTCCGGTTCCGCGCTGGCCCAGCTCGTGCAGCGGGAACGGCAGCTGGTCGGCGACGTTTCGCACCAGCTGCGCAGCCGGCTCACCGCGCTGCAGCTGCGGCTGGAGCCGCTGACCCTGCACGAGGACGCGGACGTGGCCGAGGAGTCCCGGGCCGCACAGGAACAGGCGGACCGGCTCGCGCAGGCGCTGGAGGACCTGCTGGCCGCCGCCCGTGCCGCACGGGAGGTCGACGCCGAACCGGTGGACCTGCCGGTCACGCTGCCCGCGATCGCCGAGGAATGGCGGCAGCTGCTGCGTGCCGAGGGCCGGAACCTGCGGATGAAGATCGCGGACGGCCTGATGGTCCGCGCGACCCCGGCGAGGCTGCGCGAGGTGGTCGGGGTGCTGCTGGACAACGCGTTGCGGCACGGCGCCGGCGCGGTCACGCTGGCCGCCCGCCGCGGCGACGCGGAAGGAACCGTGGTGATCGAGATCGGCGACACCGGCTCCGGCGTTCCGGACGAGATCGTCCCGCACATCTTCGAACGCGGCTTCTCCGGCGCCGGCTCCACCGGCGTCGGGCTGGCACTGGCCCGGGCCCTCGTCGAGGCCGACGGCGGACGGCTGGAGCTGTCGAACAAGCGTCCGGCGATTTTCAGCCTGTTCCTGAAGGTGCCGCGCCCGGACGACGTGGGTGAAGTGCGCTGGCCCGCCACACCGGTGCCGCGCTGA
- a CDS encoding GtrA family protein yields the protein MTVVETVLARTPEPLRAVLIKHRELLKFAIVGGTTFVVDNGVWYLLKLSVLESKPTTAKAIAIIVAAIVSYVLNREWSFRTRGGRERSHEAALFFLVSGVAVVVNLIPLYLSRYALHLEVPHVSRLVQEVADFASGSIVGMLLAMFFRFWAFKKWVFPDELGQRRREQVTRLPR from the coding sequence GTGACCGTCGTGGAAACCGTGCTGGCCCGCACGCCCGAGCCGCTGCGCGCGGTGCTCATCAAGCACCGGGAGCTGCTGAAGTTCGCGATCGTCGGCGGCACGACGTTCGTGGTCGACAACGGCGTCTGGTACCTGCTGAAGCTGAGCGTCCTGGAGTCCAAGCCGACCACGGCGAAGGCGATCGCGATCATCGTGGCCGCCATCGTCTCCTACGTGCTGAACCGGGAATGGTCCTTCCGCACCCGCGGCGGCCGCGAACGCAGCCATGAGGCCGCACTGTTCTTCCTGGTCAGCGGCGTCGCGGTGGTGGTGAACCTGATCCCGCTGTACCTGTCGCGCTACGCGCTGCACCTCGAGGTGCCGCACGTGTCGAGGCTCGTGCAGGAGGTCGCGGACTTCGCCAGCGGCTCGATCGTCGGCATGCTGCTGGCCATGTTCTTCCGCTTCTGGGCCTTCAAGAAGTGGGTTTTCCCGGACGAGCTGGGCCAGCGCCGCCGCGAACAGGTCACCCGGCTGCCCCGCTGA
- a CDS encoding TNT domain-containing protein, translated as MSDQPEPANTDLATGPVRVPAQYGGLLDGGFDDAPTPPSGLGVPTPPSGTGAVRSPAPRPPVGSPRTDRESVLALFLVHMFPLGHLPVAADRPERQLPARAHRYPPADHPESVLLDDTAVLGYVGQGFRRSPTPPADPEPPSAVLEGYRPPGGAEWESRFVAGAEYVWPSAADSSDGEPEAVVLPEGTLLDRFGGEHGRVFAPEGTPFTQRSLPPAALRSGYRRYRVEKPVPMWLSRSAEWFGQPGGGLRYRAVLAADELVTLGFLADITREA; from the coding sequence GTGTCCGATCAGCCAGAACCGGCGAACACCGACCTGGCCACCGGTCCCGTACGGGTGCCAGCCCAGTACGGCGGGCTCCTCGACGGGGGCTTCGACGACGCGCCCACCCCGCCGTCCGGCCTCGGGGTGCCGACTCCGCCGTCCGGTACCGGCGCGGTGCGCAGCCCGGCGCCCCGGCCGCCGGTCGGCTCGCCGCGGACCGACCGGGAGAGCGTGCTGGCGTTGTTTCTGGTGCACATGTTCCCGCTCGGGCACCTGCCGGTCGCCGCGGACCGTCCGGAACGGCAGCTGCCGGCCCGTGCCCACCGGTACCCGCCCGCCGACCACCCGGAGTCCGTGCTGCTCGACGACACCGCCGTGCTCGGATATGTCGGGCAAGGGTTCCGGCGCTCGCCCACGCCACCGGCCGATCCGGAACCGCCGTCCGCCGTGCTCGAGGGCTACCGGCCGCCCGGGGGCGCGGAGTGGGAGAGCCGGTTCGTCGCCGGTGCCGAATACGTGTGGCCGTCCGCGGCGGATTCCTCCGACGGTGAGCCGGAAGCGGTGGTGCTGCCGGAAGGCACGCTGCTGGACCGGTTCGGCGGCGAGCACGGCCGCGTCTTCGCGCCGGAGGGCACGCCGTTCACGCAGCGCTCACTGCCGCCCGCCGCGCTGCGCTCCGGTTACCGGCGCTACCGGGTGGAGAAGCCGGTGCCGATGTGGCTTTCGCGCAGTGCGGAGTGGTTCGGGCAGCCCGGCGGAGGCCTGCGCTACCGCGCGGTGCTGGCCGCCGACGAACTGGTCACCCTGGGTTTCCTGGCCGACATCACGCGGGAGGCTTGA
- a CDS encoding sigma-70 family RNA polymerase sigma factor, translating into MSTVPADLSGKSDAELIAEVRAGEIASYGPLYERHSAAAHNLARQLARSSSEADDLVSEAFSKVLDTLRGGKGPDTAFRAYLLTALRHTAYDKTRRDRRVDLNEDMSDVGGAAGEALTVQFSDTAVAGLERTMAAKAFARLPERWQAVLWHTEIEQQSPAEVAPLLGLTANGVSALAYRAREGLRQSYLQVHLQENGAERCRATADRLGAWTRDGLSKRERSQVENHLDECESCRALAAELADVNGGLRAIIAPIVLGGAALGYLATIGAAKASAATAGAAAAGAAGAGAAAASGAKAGAAAAASGPRQFAGVAASGAAMVAAVAVALAAGGGQQSIPAAQQVPQPPPVAPAPAPAPAPQPQPAPPPAAPPAPPAPPPAQPPAQPVQPPAAPPAQPPAAPAPPKLSATSPASGIELKPGGEPVSLPITVRNDGAGESEPVEAALNLPPGVSAVPAGGGGGAIGAFSAEAAPKADPATVACPGGTGTVTCKTGSGLRPGQSAVLTFRLQAAEDAQGGTVTGSVSAGVSVKVQVRVAVRVQSPADDVLLQADPDRLSSFPWTRNPLISVRVRNTGESTKPVTVSFDHALYQAWSLSGFECTRDGAGASCTTRTSLAPTEQAKLWVRVKGRPAHDAPVTVTAKLGKATKSEPVRFGCWIGICEVPYPTGPKPAPTTSPSTSSPSSSSPSSTPGTSSSRPHRPWPSPPKTPSSLPSDTPESTSSTPATTTTSAPPNPGTGKSGKPGERPPSVEPRSFFGWLTE; encoded by the coding sequence GTGTCCACCGTTCCCGCCGATCTCTCCGGTAAGAGCGACGCCGAGCTGATCGCTGAGGTGCGTGCCGGGGAGATCGCGTCCTACGGTCCGCTCTACGAACGGCACAGCGCCGCCGCGCACAACCTCGCGCGGCAGCTGGCGCGGTCCAGCTCCGAGGCCGACGACCTGGTGTCCGAGGCGTTCTCCAAGGTGCTGGACACGCTGCGTGGCGGCAAGGGCCCGGACACCGCCTTTCGCGCGTACCTGCTGACCGCGCTGCGGCACACCGCCTACGACAAGACCCGCCGCGATCGCCGCGTCGACCTCAACGAGGACATGAGCGACGTCGGCGGCGCCGCCGGCGAAGCGCTCACGGTGCAGTTCTCCGACACCGCGGTGGCGGGTCTCGAGCGGACCATGGCCGCGAAGGCGTTCGCGCGGCTGCCCGAGCGCTGGCAGGCCGTGCTCTGGCACACCGAGATCGAGCAGCAGAGCCCGGCCGAAGTCGCGCCGTTGCTGGGACTCACCGCCAACGGCGTGTCCGCGCTCGCCTACCGCGCCCGCGAAGGTCTGCGCCAGTCCTACCTCCAGGTCCACCTGCAGGAGAACGGCGCCGAGCGCTGCCGGGCGACCGCCGACCGGCTCGGTGCCTGGACCCGCGACGGACTGTCCAAACGCGAGCGTTCGCAGGTGGAAAACCACCTCGACGAATGCGAGAGCTGCCGGGCGCTGGCGGCCGAACTGGCCGACGTCAACGGCGGGCTGCGCGCGATCATCGCGCCGATCGTCCTCGGTGGCGCCGCACTCGGGTACCTGGCCACGATCGGTGCGGCCAAGGCGAGCGCGGCCACCGCGGGTGCCGCCGCGGCCGGTGCGGCCGGCGCCGGTGCGGCCGCGGCGAGTGGCGCGAAGGCGGGTGCGGCGGCCGCCGCGTCCGGGCCACGGCAGTTCGCCGGCGTCGCCGCTTCCGGTGCCGCGATGGTGGCCGCGGTCGCCGTCGCGCTGGCCGCAGGCGGCGGACAGCAGAGCATTCCGGCCGCGCAACAGGTTCCGCAGCCGCCGCCGGTGGCACCCGCCCCCGCCCCGGCGCCGGCCCCGCAGCCCCAGCCCGCGCCGCCGCCCGCCGCGCCTCCGGCACCACCCGCGCCGCCGCCCGCCCAGCCGCCGGCACAGCCGGTGCAGCCGCCCGCGGCTCCCCCGGCGCAGCCGCCCGCCGCGCCGGCTCCGCCGAAGCTGTCCGCGACGTCACCGGCGAGCGGGATCGAGCTGAAGCCCGGCGGAGAGCCGGTGTCCCTGCCGATCACCGTGCGCAACGACGGTGCCGGTGAGTCGGAGCCGGTCGAAGCCGCACTCAACCTGCCGCCCGGGGTCTCCGCGGTGCCCGCGGGTGGCGGCGGTGGCGCGATCGGCGCGTTCTCCGCCGAAGCCGCGCCGAAAGCCGATCCGGCCACCGTCGCCTGTCCCGGCGGCACCGGCACGGTCACCTGCAAGACCGGTTCCGGTCTGCGGCCCGGGCAGTCCGCCGTGCTCACCTTCCGGCTGCAGGCCGCGGAGGACGCGCAGGGGGGCACGGTGACCGGTTCGGTCTCCGCCGGTGTCTCGGTCAAGGTCCAGGTGCGCGTCGCGGTCCGGGTGCAGAGCCCGGCGGACGACGTGCTGCTGCAGGCGGACCCGGACCGGCTCTCGTCGTTCCCGTGGACCCGCAACCCGCTCATCTCCGTGCGGGTGCGCAACACCGGCGAGAGCACGAAGCCGGTCACGGTGTCCTTCGACCACGCGCTGTACCAGGCGTGGAGCCTGAGCGGGTTCGAGTGCACGCGCGACGGAGCCGGCGCCTCCTGCACCACGCGCACCTCGCTCGCCCCCACCGAGCAGGCGAAGCTCTGGGTACGGGTGAAGGGCCGTCCGGCGCACGACGCCCCGGTGACCGTGACCGCGAAGCTCGGCAAAGCGACCAAGAGCGAGCCGGTGCGGTTCGGCTGCTGGATCGGCATCTGCGAGGTCCCCTACCCCACCGGCCCGAAGCCGGCCCCGACCACGTCCCCGTCGACCTCGTCGCCGTCGTCGTCCTCTCCGTCGTCGACGCCTGGCACCTCGAGCTCCCGGCCGCACCGTCCGTGGCCGAGCCCGCCGAAGACGCCGTCGTCACTGCCGAGCGACACCCCGGAAAGCACCTCGAGCACTCCGGCCACGACCACCACGAGCGCGCCACCGAATCCGGGGACCGGCAAGTCCGGCAAACCCGGCGAGCGGCCGCCGTCGGTCGAGCCCAGGAGCTTCTTCGGCTGGCTGACGGAGTAG
- a CDS encoding response regulator transcription factor gives MVLLAEDDPAIAEPLSRALHREGYEIEVVTDGPAVLTATGEHRVDLLVLDLGLPGMDGLEVCRRLRASGTELPVLMLTARTDEVDFVVGLDAGADDYVAKPFRLAELLARIRALLRRRVPEVLEAGGVRMDLGARLVTVDAQEVQLANKEFELLRVLMSRAGQVVSRDEILSEVWNDLESKTSKTLDMHMSWLRRKLAVAADEAAGGRGTKSAHSDAERRIATVRGVGFRFNVE, from the coding sequence ATGGTCCTACTTGCCGAAGACGATCCGGCCATCGCCGAGCCGCTGTCGCGGGCACTGCACCGCGAGGGATACGAGATCGAGGTCGTCACCGACGGTCCGGCGGTGCTGACCGCGACCGGCGAACACCGGGTCGACCTGCTCGTGCTCGATCTGGGACTGCCGGGGATGGACGGTCTCGAGGTGTGCCGCAGGCTGCGCGCGAGCGGTACCGAACTGCCGGTGCTGATGCTCACCGCGCGCACCGACGAGGTGGACTTCGTGGTCGGCCTCGACGCGGGTGCCGACGACTACGTGGCCAAGCCGTTCCGGCTCGCCGAGCTGCTGGCCCGCATCCGCGCGCTGCTGCGCCGCCGGGTGCCGGAGGTGCTGGAGGCCGGCGGGGTCCGGATGGACCTCGGCGCCCGGCTGGTCACCGTGGACGCGCAGGAGGTGCAGCTGGCGAACAAGGAGTTCGAACTGCTGCGCGTGCTGATGAGCCGCGCCGGCCAGGTGGTCAGCCGGGACGAGATCCTGTCCGAGGTGTGGAACGACCTGGAATCGAAGACGTCGAAGACGCTCGACATGCACATGTCGTGGCTGCGCCGCAAGCTCGCGGTCGCCGCGGACGAGGCCGCCGGCGGGCGGGGGACCAAGTCCGCGCACTCCGACGCGGAGCGGCGCATCGCGACCGTGCGCGGCGTCGGCTTCCGGTTCAACGTCGAGTAG
- a CDS encoding GtrA family protein — protein MREFLTKHRELLRFAVVGGTSFAITTVITYVLKFTVLRANPVTALIIGVLVATIFSYVANREWAFRTRGGHERSHEAALFFLISGVALGLNALPQWISRYVLDLQVPQVSLFGQEVADFVSGMILGTVLGTLFRWWAFKKWVFPTEGARLRAVEPAGEPGETGRKAA, from the coding sequence GTGCGTGAGTTCCTGACGAAGCACCGTGAGCTGCTTCGCTTCGCCGTGGTGGGCGGCACCAGCTTCGCCATCACCACGGTGATCACCTACGTGCTGAAGTTCACCGTGCTGCGCGCGAACCCGGTCACCGCGCTGATCATCGGCGTGCTGGTCGCCACGATCTTCTCCTACGTCGCCAACCGCGAATGGGCGTTCCGCACCCGCGGCGGGCACGAACGTTCGCACGAGGCCGCGTTGTTCTTCCTGATCAGCGGCGTCGCTCTGGGACTGAACGCGTTGCCGCAGTGGATCTCGCGCTACGTACTGGACCTGCAGGTGCCGCAGGTGAGCCTGTTCGGCCAGGAAGTGGCCGACTTCGTGAGCGGGATGATCCTGGGCACCGTGCTGGGCACGCTGTTTCGCTGGTGGGCGTTCAAGAAGTGGGTGTTCCCGACCGAGGGAGCGCGGCTGCGTGCGGTCGAGCCGGCGGGCGAACCGGGCGAAACCGGCCGGAAGGCCGCCTGA
- the hisN gene encoding histidinol-phosphatase: MTVPGYDDDLTLATRLADAADAVTTARFRALDLTVSAKPDRTPVTDADTAVEDAIRAVLATERPGDAVLGEERGGSADSRARAWVLDPIDGTKNFLRGVPVWATLIALVEDGTPVVGVISAPLLGRRWWASRGAGAYLRDAAGERKLSVSGVSTLSDAYLSTTDLNTWPEYHSRESYLALTEACWETRAFGDFWHHCLVAEGALDIAAECVVNPWDVAATQVIVTEAGGRFTDLSGAPTYQGGSALSTNGLLHDEALAVLRRQ, from the coding sequence GTGACCGTGCCCGGCTACGACGATGACCTGACTCTCGCCACCCGGCTGGCTGACGCCGCCGACGCGGTGACCACGGCCCGCTTCCGGGCACTCGACCTGACGGTTTCGGCCAAACCGGACCGGACGCCGGTGACCGACGCGGACACCGCGGTGGAGGACGCGATCCGCGCGGTCCTCGCCACCGAGCGGCCCGGCGACGCGGTGCTGGGCGAGGAACGCGGCGGCAGCGCGGACTCCCGCGCCCGGGCGTGGGTGCTCGACCCGATCGACGGAACGAAGAACTTCCTGCGCGGGGTCCCGGTGTGGGCCACGCTGATCGCGCTGGTCGAGGACGGCACGCCGGTGGTCGGCGTGATCAGCGCGCCGCTGCTGGGCCGCCGGTGGTGGGCCTCCCGCGGCGCCGGGGCGTACCTGCGCGACGCCGCGGGCGAACGGAAGCTGTCGGTGTCCGGGGTTTCCACGCTCTCGGACGCGTATCTGTCCACGACGGACCTGAACACCTGGCCCGAGTACCACTCGCGGGAGAGCTACCTCGCGCTCACCGAGGCGTGCTGGGAAACCCGCGCGTTCGGCGACTTCTGGCACCACTGTCTCGTCGCGGAGGGCGCGCTGGACATCGCCGCGGAATGCGTGGTGAACCCGTGGGACGTCGCCGCCACCCAGGTCATCGTGACCGAGGCCGGCGGGCGGTTCACCGACCTGTCCGGGGCGCCGACCTACCAGGGCGGCTCGGCACTGTCGACCAACGGCCTGCTGCACGACGAGGCGCTGGCGGTGCTGCGCCGTCAGTGA
- a CDS encoding hydroxymethylglutaryl-CoA lyase, producing the protein MGAREAGLPERVPVDGLPPRVTIWEVGPRDGLQNESAVVPVEVKLEFLDRLAGAGLTTLEATSFVHPKWVPQLADAEQLLAGLDRREGVRYPVLVPNERGLDRALNAGVGHIAIFASATETFAQRNLNSTLDEQFAMFEPVVTRARAEGLEVRGYLSMCFGDPWEGVVPAEQVVRAGKRLLDFGCSQLSLGDTIGVATTGQVAKLIETFGKSEVDVSALAVHFHDTYGQALANTEAALRAGVSTVDASAGGLGGCPYAESATGNLATEDLVWLLEGLGIDHGVDLGALVETSVWMAGQLGRPSPSRVVNALAG; encoded by the coding sequence ATGGGTGCCAGGGAAGCAGGACTGCCCGAGCGGGTGCCGGTGGACGGACTGCCGCCGCGCGTCACGATCTGGGAGGTCGGTCCGCGCGACGGGCTGCAGAACGAGAGCGCGGTCGTGCCGGTGGAGGTGAAGCTCGAGTTCCTCGACCGGCTCGCCGGTGCCGGGCTGACCACGCTGGAGGCGACCAGTTTCGTGCACCCGAAATGGGTGCCGCAGCTCGCCGACGCCGAGCAGCTGCTCGCCGGGCTCGACCGCCGCGAGGGCGTGCGGTACCCGGTGCTGGTGCCGAACGAACGCGGCCTCGACCGGGCGCTGAACGCCGGGGTCGGCCACATCGCGATCTTCGCCAGCGCCACGGAGACCTTCGCCCAGCGGAACCTCAACTCGACGCTGGACGAGCAGTTCGCCATGTTCGAGCCGGTGGTCACGCGGGCCCGTGCCGAGGGGCTGGAAGTCCGCGGCTACCTGTCGATGTGCTTCGGCGACCCGTGGGAAGGCGTGGTGCCCGCCGAGCAGGTGGTGCGGGCCGGGAAGCGGCTGCTCGACTTCGGCTGTTCCCAGCTTTCCCTCGGCGACACCATCGGCGTCGCCACCACCGGCCAGGTCGCCAAGCTGATCGAGACGTTCGGGAAGTCCGAGGTCGACGTCTCGGCGCTGGCCGTGCACTTCCACGACACCTACGGGCAGGCGCTGGCCAACACCGAGGCGGCGCTGCGAGCCGGAGTGTCCACTGTGGATGCCTCGGCGGGCGGTCTCGGCGGTTGCCCGTACGCCGAGTCGGCCACCGGCAACCTGGCCACCGAGGACCTGGTGTGGCTGCTGGAAGGCCTCGGCATCGACCACGGCGTCGACCTCGGCGCACTGGTCGAGACGAGCGTGTGGATGGCCGGGCAGCTGGGCCGCCCCTCGCCGTCGCGCGTGGTGAACGCGCTGGCCGGGTAG